One stretch of Miscanthus floridulus cultivar M001 chromosome 18, ASM1932011v1, whole genome shotgun sequence DNA includes these proteins:
- the LOC136519521 gene encoding caffeine synthase 3-like, giving the protein MAAGLVVEETLHMVPGDGETSYARNSTVQSGLQSKLKPMIEEAVASLLKDDGVTANAYCGGMAIADLGCSSGSNTLVLVSTAVDAVRRRCSELQQQPPELCIHLSDLPSNDFNLVIRSLATYIKTQESFSPPVLTSIVPGSFHGRLFNKSSLHLVCSTASLHWLSKAPEDLVRNGIPFYDRDEKVRRARRSTVIKAYARQFNDDFTRILHMRAQEMVPGGRMVFSLLGQSAILFLEFTNAILHEMASKGLIDNEKLGSFYIPLYGPSENELREIIEAEGSFSIDKMAVHESLDQNGIVAPETAARAVRAVMEPIITQHFGPSADAMDEFLRITEKFIKMSPLDEFSPSKSSAFVAASLTRRT; this is encoded by the exons AGTGGGCTGCAAAGCAAGCTAAAGCCAATGATAGAAGAAGCCGTGGCAAGCCTGCTCAAGGACGATGGTGTCACTGCCAACGCATACTGCGGTGGCATGGCGATCGCCGACCTGGGCTGTTCCTCCGGTTCAAACACGCTTGTGCTCGTGTCCACGGCCGTCGACGCCGTCCGCCGCCGCTGCTCGGAGCTCCAGCAGCAGCCACCGGAGCTCTGCATACACCTCAGCGACCTCCCAAGCAACGACTTCAACCTGGTCATCAGGAGCCTGGCCACGTACATAAAAACCCAAGAAAGCTTCAGTCCTCCTGTCTTAACCAGCATCGTCCCCGGCTCATTTCACGGGCGTCTCTTCAACAAAAGTAGCCTTCATCTAGTCTGCTCGACCGCTAGCTTGCACTGGCTCTCAAAG GCACCTGAAGACCTGGTGAGGAACGGAATCCCGTTTTACGACAGGGATGAGAAGGTGAGGCGCGCTCGACGTTCCACAGTCATCAAGGCCTATGCTCGACAGTTTAACGATGACTTCACACGGATCTTGCACATGCGAGCTCAAGAGATGGTTCCTGGAGGCCGGATGGTTTTCTCCCTTCTTGGGCAGAGTGCCATTCTGTTTTTGGAATTCACAAATGCCATCCTACACGAAATGGCGTCAAAG GGTTTGATCGATAATGAGAAACTTGGCTCTTTCTACATACCATTGTACGGGCCGTCAGAGAATGAGCTGAGGGAGATAATAGAAGCTGAGGGTTCATTTTCAATCGACAAGATGGCTGTCCATGAATCTCTTGATCAGAATGGCATTGTCGCGCCAGAGACAGCGGCGCGCGCAGTTAGAGCTGTAATGGAACCAATCATAACGCAGCATTTCGGCCCATCTGCAGATGCTATGGACGAGTTCTTAAGGATCACGGAGAAGTTCATCAAGATGTCGCCTCTAGATGAGTTCTCTCCAAGTAAATCCAGCGCTTTCGTTGCTGCGTCCCTCACGAGGAGGACATGA
- the LOC136523430 gene encoding 7-methylxanthine methyltransferase 1-like: protein MVLIDNEKLDSFYIPLYGPSEKELREIIEAEGSFSIDKMAVHESPDQNDIVAPKTGAHALRAVMEPIIAQHFGPSVDAMDEFSRVAEKLVEMSPLDAYPSKSSAFVAASLTRRT, encoded by the coding sequence ATGGTTTTGATCGATAATGAGAAACTTGACTCTTTCTACATACCATTGTACGGGCCGTCAGAGAAGGAGCTGAGGGAGATAATAGAAGCTGAGGGTTCATTTTCAATCGATAAGATGGCTGTCCATGAATCTCCTGATCAGAATGACATTGTCGCGCCAAAGACAGGGGCGCATGCGCTGAGAGCTGTAATGGAGCCAATCATAGCGCAGCATTTCGGGCCATCTGTAGATGCTATGGACGAGTTCTCAAGGGTTGCGGAGAAGCTCGTCGAGATGTCACCTCTAGATGCGTATCCAAGTAAATCCAGCGCTTTCGTTGCTGCGTCCCTAACGAGGAGGACATGA